The proteins below are encoded in one region of Silene latifolia isolate original U9 population chromosome 2, ASM4854445v1, whole genome shotgun sequence:
- the LOC141642803 gene encoding uncharacterized protein LOC141642803, whose amino-acid sequence MATEGKHSKGRFLYLFDWNAKSRKKLFSNKSESSEGSNQGKENGDNLVISQYLMREMRENGDHPSFRGSDNYNYESLGNRDDGYEARPPGVVARLMGLDTMPTTTSGEACSVTSYDSVVTSSYYPRGAVPLQQGHHTMDYSYSPNRVDGFSWNTRDSRKSKTNGHPIERFQTEVLPPKSAKPISITHHKLLSPIKSPGFVPSKDAAYIMEAASRIIDPSPLLSGRTKISSVGSPSSSFRIQDLRERMDAAQRSFRPSETPNTPKQSSGVSQMRGSPSDRSTHRSLFRNIMGSQTSSSQKVKSKGKSIPLPAQNKASSQKKDGFASGDSRSRLHKERKKVVAKQKEPNAAKERNTQKAGTSRSSRKRTSGVLQQNSDKQNSVSQRDKSSLKSSVAEQQPRKNASGVNSVRPSKIVNRVFVNAENGSKKVVTTVSSKERPLNCERRPSLNKIKNISRGKLPEKVDDSGRSFPDSKGKRAMQHDHSPHSDSRKDMNVISFTFTSPIKKSGSPSLPAVEAIEAHGNQFYDDTIGNEHLEERSSLAMPLGLKLIDSGSLSRLLEQKLQELTDKIGSTKLSPTVEGLDTDSLSCLSESASLLGLGGTDTLEYDDWCDRDQTSTVFDDDCSSSIITRSSQKFEDSEDIEDHSVIGTNQEVNRESELEHHNISIPECSISGSWVSSTSDLTYGYDQPSSPQSQDVISSFFTEDVVPREDESEFMDGMFYWELEYVRYMLHYAGLNRSILVDDFSIIDPNLFDLLENLINASGRTAEQCSKLDRRILFDCISESVGYKHERAIIGSYKGWVRWGFLLQTDWLTEEVYKEISCWQSMGNLMVDELVDCDMSTQVGKWLDFEIESLEEGMDIEEDIVASLVDELVADLSIQSLSI is encoded by the exons ATGGCGACTGAGGGAAAACATTCAAAGGGACGCTTCCTCTACTTGTTTGATTGGAATGCTAAGTCTCGAAAAAAGCTTTTCTCAAACAAGTCCGAATCATCCG AGGGATCTAATCAAGGAAAGGAGAATGGTGATAATTTGGTGATTTCTCAATATCTTATG AGGGAGATGCGTGAAAATGGTGATCATCCTTCTTTCAGAGGAAGTGATAACTATAATTATGAATCGTTGGGAAACAGAGATGATGGTTATGAAGCAAGACCTCCCGGGGTAGTTGCCCGACTTATGGGATTGGACACCATGCCTACCACAACTTCCGGTGAGGCATGTTCTGTTACATCTTATGATTCTGTTGTTACTAGTTCTTATTATCCTCGTGGTGCTGTTCCACTTCAACAAGGACATCACACCATGGACTATAGCTACTCACCAAACAGAGTGGATGGTTTCTCGTGGAACACTCGGGATTCAAGAAAAAGCAAGACTAATGGTCACCCAATTGAGAGGTTTCAGACGGAAGTATTGCCGCCAAAATCGGCCAAACCAATATCAATTACTCACCATAAGCTCTTGTCGCCAATTAAAAGTCCAGGTTTTGTACCCTCTAAGGATGCAGCTTACATTATGGAGGCAGCTTCAAGGATTATTGATCCTTCTCCTCTGCTATCTGGGAGGACCAAAATCTCGTCAGTTGGGTCTCCTTCATCTTCATTTAGGATTCAAGATCTGAGAGAGAGAATGGATGCTGCTCAAAGATCATTCAGGCCATCTGAGACGCCCAACACTCCAAAACAGTCTTCCGGTGTGAGTCAAATGAGAGGGAGTCCATCTGATAGGTCCACTCACAGGTCCTTGTTTAGAAATATTATGGGTTCTCAAACAAGCAGCTCTCAGAAAGTGAAAAGTAAAGGAAAGTCTATACCTTTACCTGCCCAAAATAAAGCTAGTTCGCAGAAAAAGGATGGTTTCGCAAGTGGTGACAGCAGGAGTCGGCTGCATAAAGAGCGTAAGAAAGTTGTTGCAAAGCAAAAGGAGCCAAATGCTGCAAAAGAACGAAATACACAGAAGGCTGGGACGAGTAGATCATCTAGGAAGAGAACTTCAGGTGTCCTTCAACAGAACAGTGATAAGCAAAATAGTGTCTCCCAAAGAGATAAATCATCTTTGAAGTCTTCAGTTGCTGAACAGCAACCTCGGAAAAATGCTTCTGGGGTTAATTCAGTTCGTCCTAGTAAAATAGTAAATCGAGTTTTTGTGAATGCTGAAAATGGGTCTAAGAAGGTTGTGACAACTGTCAGTTCGAAAGAGAGACCCTTAAACTGTGAGAGACGGCcttcattaaataaaataaaaaatatatcTCGTGGCAAGCTACCTGAGAAAGTTGATGATTCAGGTAGAAGCTTTCCAGATAGCAAGGGTAAAAGAGCTATGCAGCATGATCATTCACCTCACAGTGATTCCAGAAAGGACATGAATGTAATTTCATTTACTTTTACTTCTCCCATAAAGAAATCAGGATCCCCATCTTTGCCAGCTGTTGAAGCCATCGAGGCACATGGAAATCAGTTTTATGATGATACCATTGGTAATGAACACTTGGAGGAAAGAAGTTCATTAGCAATGCCTCTAGGGTTGAAACTCATTGACAGTGGTTCTTTGAGTCGTCTTTTGGAGCAAAAGCTTCAGGAATTAACTGATAAAATAGGGTCTACAAAATTGAGTCCAACAGTGGAAGGGCTTGATACCGACTCATTATCTTGTTTGTCTGAATCTGCTTCATTACTTGGACTAGGGGGCACTGATACTTTGGAATATGATGATTGGTGTGACAGAGATCAAACAAGTACAGTGTTTGATGATGATTGTTCTTCGTCTATTATAACCAGATCAAGCCAGAAGTTTGAG GATTCTGAAGATATTGAAGATCATAGTGTCATTGGCACTAACCAAGAAGTCAATCGAGAATCTGAACTAGAACATCATAATATCTCGATTCCAGAGTGTTCTATTTCAGGAAGTTGGGTTTCATCAACAAGTGATCTTACTTATG GATATGATCAGCCTTCGTCACCTCAGTCTCAGGATGTGATAAGTAGCTTTTTTACTGAAGATGTTGTTCCAAGAGAAGACGAGTCAGAATTTATGGATGGAATGTTCTATTGGGAGCTAGAATATGTGAGATACATGCTTCATTATGCTGGGTTAAATCGATCTATTTTGGTTGACGATTTCAGTATTATAGATCCAAATCTATTTGATCTCCTTGAGAATCTGATAAATGCGTCAGGCAGGACTGCGGAACAATGCTCCAAGCTTGACCGAAGAATCTTGTTTGATTGCATTAGTGAAAGTGTTGGCTACAAGCATGAAAGAGCCATAATTGGAAGCTACAAAGGATGGGTTAGATGGGGGTTTCTTCTTCAAACTGATTGGTTAACAGAGGAAGTGTATAAGGAGATCTCATGTTGGCAAAGTATGGGAAACTTAATGGTGGATGAGCTAGTGGACTGCGATATGAGTACTCAGGTTGGGAAGTGGCTCGACTTTGAGATTGAGTCGTTAGAAGAAGGAATGGATATTGAGGAAGATATAGTAGCCTCTTTGGTCGATGAGTTAGTTGCTGATTTGTCTATACAGTCCCTTTCTATATAG